A single window of Nocardioides kongjuensis DNA harbors:
- a CDS encoding aminobutyraldehyde dehydrogenase: MTVLSHVIDGAAWDGDGPATQEVVDPSTEQVIAHARRGTAADVDRAVGAARRASADWGRRTPKDRADALLAIAAVVDEHAAELAELESRNTGKPQGLAADDVAGAADTFRFMAGAVRAQVALAAGEYVEGSTSTILREPVGVVGAITPWNYPLLMAAWKLGPILAAGNTCVLKPSEQTPLSTLRLAELVADVLPAGVLNVVTGDGAVVGAAIATHPGIDLVSVTGSVRSGQAVAAAAAATLKRVHLELGGKAPVLVFADADLDAVADGIVFAGFGNSGQDCGAACRVLVDAAVHDDLVARLVKRVEAMVVGAPTEGEDVEMGPLVSREHHARVVAALQRAHADGARAAVGGKVPDRPGFFVEPTVLVDIPAGAACTTEEIFGPVVTIETFTDEDAAIAAANATPYGLSASVWTENARRAAGVPSRLDFGTVWVNDHLAFATEMPWGGFKSSGYGRDLSAYALDDYSRTKHVMVKHHA, encoded by the coding sequence CATCGACGGTGCCGCCTGGGACGGCGACGGTCCCGCGACCCAGGAGGTCGTCGACCCGTCCACCGAGCAGGTCATCGCCCACGCCCGTCGCGGCACCGCTGCGGACGTCGACCGGGCCGTCGGCGCGGCCCGTCGCGCGAGTGCCGACTGGGGGCGGCGGACGCCGAAGGACCGCGCCGACGCGCTCCTCGCCATCGCCGCGGTGGTCGACGAGCACGCGGCCGAGCTCGCCGAGCTCGAGTCGCGCAACACCGGCAAGCCGCAGGGCCTCGCCGCCGACGACGTCGCCGGCGCCGCCGACACCTTCCGGTTCATGGCCGGTGCGGTGCGCGCGCAGGTGGCGCTGGCGGCGGGGGAGTACGTCGAGGGCAGCACCTCGACGATCCTGCGCGAGCCGGTCGGCGTGGTCGGCGCGATCACGCCGTGGAACTACCCGCTGCTGATGGCCGCCTGGAAGCTCGGGCCGATCCTCGCCGCAGGCAACACCTGCGTGCTGAAGCCCTCCGAGCAGACCCCGCTCAGCACCTTGCGGCTGGCCGAGCTGGTCGCCGACGTCCTGCCCGCCGGTGTCCTCAACGTCGTCACCGGCGACGGTGCCGTCGTCGGCGCCGCCATCGCCACCCACCCGGGCATCGACCTGGTCTCCGTCACCGGCAGCGTCCGCAGCGGGCAGGCCGTCGCGGCCGCCGCGGCCGCCACCCTCAAGCGGGTCCACCTCGAGCTCGGCGGCAAGGCACCGGTCCTCGTCTTCGCCGACGCCGACCTCGACGCGGTCGCCGACGGCATCGTGTTCGCGGGCTTCGGCAACAGCGGCCAGGACTGCGGCGCCGCCTGCCGGGTCCTCGTCGACGCCGCCGTCCACGACGACCTCGTCGCCCGCCTCGTCAAGCGGGTCGAGGCGATGGTCGTCGGCGCCCCGACCGAGGGGGAGGACGTCGAGATGGGCCCGCTCGTCTCCCGCGAGCACCACGCCCGCGTCGTCGCCGCCCTCCAGCGTGCCCACGCCGACGGCGCCCGTGCCGCGGTGGGCGGCAAGGTCCCCGACCGGCCCGGCTTCTTCGTCGAGCCCACCGTGCTCGTCGACATCCCGGCCGGTGCCGCCTGCACGACCGAGGAGATCTTCGGCCCGGTCGTCACCATCGAGACCTTCACCGACGAGGACGCGGCGATCGCCGCGGCCAACGCCACGCCGTACGGCCTCTCGGCCTCGGTGTGGACCGAGAACGCCCGCCGGGCAGCGGGCGTTCCGAGCAGGCTGGACTTCGGGACCGTCTGGGTCAACGACCACCTCGCCTTCGCCACGGAGATGCCGTGGGGCGGCTTCAAGTCATCCGGCTACGGCCGCGACCTGTCGGCGTACGCGCTCGACGACTACTCACGCACCAAGCACGTCATGGTCAAGCACCACGCGTGA
- a CDS encoding purine-cytosine permease family protein: MSQESTLVEGLTIQPVPESQRTGKVQHLFSFWFTVQIIPLAVVTGLLGPTIFGLDVGSTILAIISGSLVGAVFMALHSAQGSKLGVPQMIQARAQFGMYGSVPITVIVVLIYVGWIVSLMVLAQQTLSAVFTGLGHTAGLLLSTALTLTAVVVGYQLILRFNRIMVWLSGLALVLTLVYTGMEAGDGGASITGAGGSFSWAGFLGMASVVGVWQLSYAPYVSDYSRYLPSSTGTRPAFWYTYAGTVLGVIGAMTVGAFLVAGLGADGVLADLDNIMPKPVFVFVMLAFFLGAIDAGVINMYGSSLCVLTCIQTFRLNWAPRASARHITAVVLAIAVFVASTTVSDDFMADYTNFILVLAYLLVPWSIINLVDYYLVHKGHYDPDSFSDPKSGYGSFNVPALVSYVLGCLVQIPFMSTTLYVGAIAKQTGAVDTSWIVGSVATFFIYLGLLRLWRRQSATLLARETEMSA, encoded by the coding sequence ATGTCGCAGGAAAGCACGCTCGTCGAAGGCCTGACGATCCAACCGGTGCCGGAGTCGCAGCGCACCGGCAAGGTCCAGCACCTGTTCTCCTTCTGGTTCACCGTCCAGATCATCCCGCTCGCCGTCGTCACCGGCCTGCTGGGGCCGACCATCTTCGGCCTCGACGTGGGCTCGACGATCCTCGCGATCATCTCCGGCAGCCTCGTCGGCGCGGTGTTCATGGCTCTGCACTCCGCCCAGGGCTCGAAGCTCGGCGTACCGCAGATGATCCAGGCCCGGGCGCAGTTCGGCATGTACGGCTCGGTCCCGATCACCGTGATCGTGGTGCTGATCTACGTCGGCTGGATCGTCTCGCTGATGGTGCTGGCGCAGCAGACCTTGAGCGCGGTGTTCACGGGCCTCGGCCACACCGCCGGCCTGCTGCTCAGCACCGCGCTGACCCTGACCGCCGTCGTGGTCGGCTACCAGCTGATCCTCCGGTTCAACCGGATCATGGTCTGGCTCTCCGGGCTGGCGCTCGTGCTGACGCTCGTCTACACCGGCATGGAGGCCGGTGACGGCGGCGCCAGCATCACCGGCGCCGGCGGCTCGTTCAGCTGGGCCGGCTTCCTCGGCATGGCCTCGGTCGTCGGCGTGTGGCAGCTGTCCTACGCGCCGTACGTCTCCGACTACTCGCGCTACCTGCCCTCCAGCACCGGCACCCGTCCGGCGTTCTGGTACACCTACGCCGGCACCGTGCTCGGCGTGATCGGGGCGATGACCGTCGGCGCCTTCCTGGTCGCCGGCCTCGGTGCGGACGGCGTGCTCGCCGACCTCGACAACATCATGCCGAAGCCCGTGTTCGTCTTCGTGATGCTGGCGTTCTTCCTCGGCGCGATCGACGCCGGCGTGATCAACATGTACGGCTCGTCGCTGTGCGTGCTGACCTGCATCCAGACCTTCCGGCTGAACTGGGCGCCGCGGGCCTCCGCCCGCCACATCACCGCCGTGGTGCTCGCGATCGCCGTCTTCGTCGCCTCCACGACCGTCTCCGACGACTTCATGGCCGACTACACCAACTTCATCCTGGTCCTCGCCTACCTGCTGGTGCCGTGGAGCATCATCAACCTCGTCGACTACTACCTGGTCCACAAGGGCCACTACGACCCCGACTCGTTCAGCGACCCGAAGAGCGGCTACGGCTCCTTCAACGTGCCCGCCCTGGTCAGCTACGTCCTGGGCTGCCTGGTGCAGATCCCGTTCATGTCGACGACCCTCTACGTCGGCGCGATCGCCAAGCAGACCGGCGCCGTCGACACGTCGTGGATCGTCGGGAGCGTCGCGACGTTCTTCATCTATCTCGGCCTGCTGCGGCTCTGGCGCCGGCAGTCGGCCACCCTCCTCGCCCGTGAAACGGAGATGTCTGCATGA
- the speB gene encoding agmatinase has product MSNRVSTHQPIGALEATKVPRYAGLGTFARIPLIESVPDYDVAILGVPFDGGTSYRPGARFGPMGIRQASRHLRPRFHVELDTAPLDEFQVVDAGDVPCTPFNIEEAMQQIEDMARDVHGQAGRRIVTLGGDHTVALPMLRAAHAQHGRIALIHFDAHLDTWDTYFKAPITHGTVFRRAFEEGLLAEDRSIHIGIRGPIYDKMDLVDDASFGFRIIRAGDLDFLGIEGAAEQVRQRVGDAPVYISIDIDVLDPAFAPGTGTPEMGGLNSRELLHVLRRLDGLNIIGADVVETAPDYDHAEITCVAAATVAFDLVTLMSKTPSSVTS; this is encoded by the coding sequence ATGAGCAACCGCGTGAGCACGCACCAGCCGATCGGCGCCCTCGAGGCGACCAAGGTCCCGCGGTACGCCGGTCTCGGCACGTTCGCGCGGATCCCGTTGATCGAGTCGGTGCCCGACTACGACGTCGCGATCCTCGGCGTCCCGTTCGACGGCGGTACGTCGTACCGGCCCGGTGCCCGGTTCGGCCCGATGGGCATCCGCCAGGCCTCGCGCCACCTGCGGCCGCGCTTCCACGTCGAGCTCGACACCGCGCCCCTGGACGAGTTCCAGGTGGTCGACGCGGGCGACGTGCCGTGCACGCCGTTCAACATCGAGGAGGCCATGCAGCAGATCGAGGACATGGCCCGCGACGTCCACGGCCAGGCGGGCCGCCGGATCGTCACCCTCGGCGGCGACCACACCGTCGCCCTGCCGATGCTGCGCGCCGCACACGCCCAGCACGGCCGGATCGCGCTGATCCACTTCGACGCCCACCTCGACACCTGGGACACCTACTTCAAGGCGCCGATCACCCACGGCACCGTCTTCCGCCGGGCCTTCGAGGAGGGCCTGCTGGCCGAGGACAGGTCGATCCACATCGGCATCCGCGGTCCGATCTACGACAAGATGGACCTGGTCGACGACGCGTCCTTCGGGTTCCGGATCATCCGCGCCGGCGACCTCGACTTCCTCGGCATCGAGGGTGCCGCCGAGCAGGTCCGGCAGCGGGTCGGCGACGCGCCGGTCTACATCTCGATCGACATCGACGTCCTGGACCCGGCCTTCGCGCCCGGCACCGGCACGCCGGAGATGGGCGGGCTCAACAGCCGCGAGCTGCTGCACGTGCTGCGCCGGCTGGACGGGCTCAACATCATCGGCGCCGACGTCGTCGAGACTGCTCCGGACTACGACCACGCGGAGATCACGTGCGTCGCTGCGGCGACCGTCGCCTTCGACCTGGTGACCCTGATGAGCAAGACGCCCTCTTCCGTCACCTCCTGA
- the glyA gene encoding serine hydroxymethyltransferase codes for MSTNDAFDQHLADYDPDVHAAISAELARQQGTLELIASENFAPVAVMEAQGSVLTNKYAEGYPGRRYYGGCEHVDVIEQLAIDRVKELFGAEAANVQPHSGAQANAAAMFALLDPGDTILGLDLAHGGHLTHGMRINFSGKLYDVVAYHVDAEDFRVDMAEVERLALEHRPKLIVAGWSAYPRQLDFAEFRRIADLVGAYLMVDMAHFAGLVATGLHPSPVPFADVVTTTTHKTLGGPRGGVILSKAELAKKINSAVFPGQQGGPLEHVVAAKAVAFKMAASPAFRERQERTLEGARLLAARLTEPDVVDAGVSVLTGGTEVHLVLVDLRDSELDGQQAEDRLHAIGLTVNRNAVPFDPRPPMVTSGLRIGTPALATRGFDAEAFAEVADIIAEALKPSYDESVAVELRDRVATLAAAHPLYPGLG; via the coding sequence ATGTCCACGAACGACGCCTTCGACCAGCACCTCGCCGACTACGACCCGGACGTCCACGCGGCGATCAGCGCCGAGCTCGCCCGCCAGCAGGGCACGCTCGAGCTGATCGCCTCGGAGAACTTCGCCCCGGTCGCCGTCATGGAGGCCCAGGGGTCGGTCCTCACCAACAAGTACGCCGAGGGCTACCCGGGCCGCCGCTACTACGGCGGGTGCGAGCACGTCGACGTCATCGAGCAGCTCGCGATCGACCGGGTGAAGGAGCTGTTCGGCGCCGAGGCGGCCAACGTGCAGCCGCACTCCGGTGCCCAGGCCAACGCCGCCGCCATGTTCGCCCTGCTGGACCCCGGCGACACGATCCTCGGCCTCGACCTCGCGCACGGCGGGCACCTGACGCACGGCATGCGGATCAACTTCTCCGGCAAGCTCTACGACGTGGTCGCCTACCACGTCGACGCCGAGGACTTCCGGGTCGACATGGCCGAGGTCGAGCGGCTCGCCCTGGAGCACCGGCCGAAGCTGATCGTCGCCGGGTGGTCGGCCTACCCGCGACAGCTGGACTTCGCCGAGTTCCGCCGGATCGCCGACCTCGTCGGGGCGTACCTGATGGTCGACATGGCGCACTTCGCCGGCCTGGTCGCGACCGGCCTGCACCCGAGCCCGGTGCCCTTCGCGGACGTGGTGACGACCACGACGCACAAGACCCTCGGCGGCCCGCGCGGCGGCGTGATCCTGTCGAAGGCCGAGCTGGCCAAGAAGATCAACTCGGCCGTCTTCCCCGGCCAGCAGGGCGGGCCGCTCGAGCACGTCGTCGCGGCCAAGGCCGTGGCGTTCAAGATGGCCGCCTCGCCGGCGTTCCGGGAGCGTCAGGAGCGGACGCTGGAAGGTGCCCGTCTGCTTGCCGCGCGCCTCACGGAGCCGGACGTGGTCGACGCCGGGGTGTCGGTGCTCACCGGTGGCACCGAGGTGCACCTGGTCCTCGTCGACCTGCGCGACTCCGAGTTGGACGGCCAGCAGGCCGAGGACCGCCTCCACGCCATCGGCCTCACCGTCAACCGCAACGCCGTCCCCTTCGACCCCCGTCCGCCGATGGTCACCTCGGGCCTGCGCATCGGCACGCCCGCGCTGGCGACGCGAGGGTTCGACGCCGAGGCCTTCGCCGAGGTCGCCGACATCATCGCGGAGGCGCTGAAGCCGTCGTACGACGAGTCGGTCGCGGTCGAGCTGCGCGACCGGGTCGCGACGCTGGCGGCGGCGCACCCGCTCTACCCGGGGCTCGGCTGA
- a CDS encoding endonuclease/exonuclease/phosphatase family protein, with translation MRIGTWNLAGRWDARHADLLSTLACDVLLLTEVSDRIDLPGTTHVTAATMAARRRWAAIWSRHPVAPLPDPHGATAMAEIEGLRFCSSVLPWRSCGSRSPWVGETTEQRTRNAVDAISTARPDVWGGDWNHAMDGREYSGSAAGRRHLLAALHQLGLGAPTATAPHQIDGLLSIDHVAVPAGWQAHVEHHSALVAGGRLSDHDAYVVEVLPRSIDRG, from the coding sequence GTGCGCATCGGGACATGGAACCTCGCCGGGCGCTGGGACGCTCGGCACGCGGACCTGCTCTCGACGTTGGCGTGCGACGTCCTGTTGCTCACCGAGGTGTCCGATCGCATCGACCTGCCCGGCACGACCCACGTCACCGCGGCCACGATGGCCGCGCGCCGTCGCTGGGCCGCGATCTGGTCGCGGCACCCGGTCGCACCGCTCCCGGACCCGCATGGCGCGACGGCGATGGCCGAGATCGAGGGGTTGAGGTTCTGCTCCTCCGTCCTGCCCTGGCGGTCGTGCGGCTCGAGGTCGCCGTGGGTCGGCGAGACGACCGAGCAACGCACGCGCAACGCCGTCGACGCGATCTCGACAGCCCGTCCCGACGTGTGGGGCGGCGACTGGAACCACGCGATGGACGGTCGCGAGTACAGTGGATCCGCGGCCGGCAGACGACACCTCCTCGCCGCGCTGCATCAGCTCGGGCTCGGCGCGCCGACCGCGACGGCACCACACCAGATCGATGGGCTGCTGTCGATCGACCACGTCGCCGTGCCGGCGGGCTGGCAGGCACACGTCGAGCACCACTCGGCGCTCGTCGCGGGTGGGCGTCTCTCCGACCACGACGCCTATGTCGTCGAGGTCCTGCCGCGGAGCATCGACCGGGGCTGA
- a CDS encoding ABC-F family ATP-binding cassette domain-containing protein: MSATLVAKNLAGGHAHRTLFDALDLTVAPGDVVGVVGANGAGKTTLLRILAGDLAPVEGTVSTAPSDAFVGWLPQEHERVAGETVAEYVARRTGAAAATDAMEQAAAALGAGDESAAVADAYAHSLDHWLASGAPDLDERLPPMLADLGLDVGPDALMTSLSGGQAARAALAVLMLSRFDLVLLDEPTNDLDLAGLERLETFVRGLRAGVVLVSHDREFLSRVVTRVVELDIAQHQVAVYDGGYDAFLEERAIARRHAREAYEEFAEKKADLVSRARVQREWSSQGVRNAMRKSPDNDKIRRRAQSESSEKQAQKVRQMESRIARLEEVEEPRKEWELRFSIAAAPRSSSVVATLDEAVVRLGEFTVGPVSLQVSAGDRIGIVGPNGAGKTTLLRLLLGRIAPDTGRASTGASVAVGEIDQARTGLDDDLPLGTAFELAMPDMAPADVRTLLAKFGLKADQVTSLVGRLSPGERTRAAMALLQARGVNLLVLDEPTNHLDLPAIEQLEQALDSYDGALLLVSHDRRLLDNVRLDQRWQVQDGRVTATQLA, translated from the coding sequence ATGAGTGCGACCCTCGTTGCCAAGAACCTCGCCGGGGGCCACGCTCACCGCACCCTCTTCGACGCCCTCGACCTCACGGTCGCACCGGGCGACGTGGTGGGTGTCGTCGGCGCCAACGGAGCAGGCAAGACGACGCTGCTGCGGATCCTCGCGGGCGACCTGGCTCCCGTCGAGGGCACGGTCTCCACGGCCCCGTCCGACGCCTTCGTCGGGTGGCTCCCCCAGGAGCACGAGCGGGTCGCGGGCGAGACGGTGGCTGAGTACGTCGCCCGCCGTACCGGCGCCGCTGCCGCGACCGACGCGATGGAGCAGGCCGCCGCGGCGCTGGGCGCCGGCGACGAGTCGGCCGCGGTCGCGGACGCCTACGCCCACAGCCTCGACCACTGGCTGGCCAGTGGGGCGCCGGACCTCGACGAGCGGCTGCCGCCCATGCTGGCCGACCTCGGGCTGGACGTGGGACCGGACGCCCTGATGACCTCGCTGTCGGGAGGGCAGGCGGCCCGCGCGGCACTGGCGGTGCTGATGCTCAGCCGGTTCGACCTGGTCCTGCTCGACGAGCCGACCAACGACCTCGACCTCGCCGGGCTGGAGCGGCTGGAGACCTTCGTGCGCGGGCTGCGGGCGGGCGTCGTGCTCGTGTCCCACGACCGCGAGTTCCTCTCCCGGGTCGTGACGCGCGTCGTCGAGCTCGACATCGCCCAGCACCAGGTGGCCGTCTACGACGGCGGGTACGACGCCTTCCTCGAGGAGCGCGCCATCGCACGGCGGCACGCGCGGGAGGCCTACGAGGAGTTCGCCGAGAAGAAGGCCGACCTGGTCAGCCGGGCACGGGTGCAGCGGGAGTGGAGCTCGCAGGGCGTGCGCAACGCGATGCGGAAGTCCCCCGACAACGACAAGATCCGGCGCCGCGCGCAGTCGGAGTCGTCGGAGAAGCAGGCCCAGAAGGTCCGCCAGATGGAGTCACGCATCGCCCGGCTCGAGGAGGTCGAGGAGCCGCGCAAGGAGTGGGAGCTGCGCTTCTCGATCGCCGCCGCACCGCGGTCCAGCTCGGTGGTGGCGACGCTCGACGAGGCGGTGGTGCGGCTCGGTGAGTTCACGGTCGGGCCCGTGTCGCTCCAGGTCAGCGCCGGCGACCGGATCGGCATCGTCGGCCCCAACGGCGCCGGCAAGACCACGCTGCTGCGCCTCCTGCTCGGCCGCATCGCCCCGGACACGGGCCGGGCCAGCACGGGCGCGTCGGTCGCCGTCGGCGAGATCGACCAGGCCCGCACCGGCCTCGACGACGACCTGCCGCTCGGGACCGCGTTCGAGCTGGCCATGCCGGACATGGCGCCGGCCGACGTACGCACCCTGCTGGCGAAGTTCGGCCTCAAGGCCGACCAGGTCACCAGCCTCGTCGGCCGCCTCTCCCCCGGCGAGCGCACCCGCGCCGCGATGGCGCTGCTGCAGGCCCGCGGCGTCAACCTGCTCGTCCTCGACGAGCCCACCAACCACCTCGACCTGCCGGCGATCGAGCAGCTCGAGCAGGCGCTCGACTCGTACGACGGCGCGCTGCTCCTGGTCTCGCACGATCGCCGCCTGCTCGACAACGTCCGGCTCGACCAGCGCTGGCAGGTGCAGGACGGTCGCGTCACCGCGACCCAGCTGGCCTGA
- a CDS encoding DUF3099 domain-containing protein, whose translation MGRRRRFTISEVRSSQSERLRRRKRWYFALMGLCLLLIVLAWNLVRLWSTTAAVVMSVVAAVLPPIAVIVANWDEDH comes from the coding sequence ATGGGACGTCGGCGGCGGTTCACGATCAGCGAGGTGCGCAGCTCGCAGAGCGAGCGGCTGCGCCGGCGAAAGCGGTGGTACTTCGCCCTGATGGGCCTGTGCCTGCTGCTGATCGTCCTGGCCTGGAACCTCGTCCGGCTGTGGTCGACGACCGCCGCCGTGGTGATGTCGGTCGTGGCCGCGGTGCTGCCGCCCATCGCGGTGATCGTCGCCAACTGGGACGAGGACCACTGA
- a CDS encoding helicase → MLDVPYGTQVDGATWHPAVKTHLYVGSRLPAHLAPYAPGPHTLGRFIENTLNPGSPVPNPEPTDALEPRRLQFEAADAIAARAEAGGRMFLLADEPGVGKTISAVLGASAVGDLRGARRVLVVADRPAAITIGHWCRTITALGDSGLEWVVITWDRLEKVKDHAWDVIIADEAHALRRTTTKRWKHWTRVSGHAKPHDKAPFVIATTATPGHTPLELPYLAPAYAQVLGESMKEWTTATQPGATFGEALERHGVAVEQGRYGAAWTADPARRAADLKLVRGWLADERPPAMLHRAAPWGPVPISGMPVALTPAERTAYEAEWGEFCREMDIARRGRNVAKGRAALLRFRQKAGLIRVDSTVDWIAQQVRAERQVACSVEFVATAADPIADRLRDSGIEVATIYGRDRFDAEAERLRFQTGEAKVCVFTTVASISLHAGETLADGRRASTEPRVGVFHQARFSGIAGRQVTGRTHRDHQVSPWHIAYAEGTVEEQVGKVMVERIAAASDTVGSDTTGLADLAQLLGADWLPSTALTEDSA, encoded by the coding sequence GTGCTCGACGTCCCGTACGGGACGCAGGTCGACGGCGCCACCTGGCACCCGGCGGTCAAGACCCACCTGTACGTCGGCAGCCGGCTCCCCGCGCACCTGGCGCCGTACGCCCCCGGACCCCACACGCTTGGCCGCTTCATCGAGAACACCCTCAACCCCGGCAGTCCGGTCCCCAACCCCGAGCCCACCGATGCCCTCGAGCCCCGCAGGCTCCAGTTCGAGGCGGCCGACGCGATCGCAGCCCGTGCCGAAGCAGGCGGACGGATGTTCCTGCTCGCCGACGAGCCCGGTGTCGGCAAGACGATCTCGGCCGTGCTCGGGGCGAGCGCGGTGGGCGACCTGCGTGGTGCCCGGCGCGTGCTCGTCGTCGCCGACCGACCGGCCGCGATCACGATCGGCCACTGGTGCCGCACGATCACGGCGCTCGGCGACAGCGGTCTCGAGTGGGTGGTGATCACCTGGGATCGGCTGGAGAAGGTGAAGGACCACGCGTGGGACGTGATCATCGCGGACGAGGCCCACGCGCTGCGCCGCACGACCACCAAGCGGTGGAAGCACTGGACCCGCGTCTCCGGGCACGCCAAGCCCCACGACAAGGCGCCGTTCGTCATCGCGACCACCGCGACGCCCGGCCACACGCCGCTGGAGCTGCCGTACCTCGCGCCGGCGTACGCGCAGGTCCTCGGCGAGTCGATGAAGGAGTGGACCACCGCCACCCAACCCGGTGCGACGTTCGGCGAGGCACTCGAGCGGCACGGCGTCGCCGTGGAACAGGGACGGTACGGCGCGGCCTGGACCGCCGATCCGGCGCGGCGGGCTGCCGACCTCAAGCTCGTCCGCGGCTGGCTCGCCGACGAGCGGCCTCCGGCGATGCTGCACCGCGCCGCGCCGTGGGGGCCGGTGCCGATCTCCGGGATGCCGGTCGCGCTGACGCCGGCCGAGCGGACGGCGTACGAGGCGGAGTGGGGCGAGTTCTGCCGCGAGATGGACATCGCACGACGTGGCCGCAACGTCGCCAAGGGCCGGGCGGCGCTGCTGCGGTTCCGCCAGAAGGCCGGGTTGATCCGAGTCGACTCGACGGTCGACTGGATCGCCCAGCAGGTGCGGGCCGAGCGGCAGGTGGCGTGCTCGGTGGAGTTCGTCGCGACGGCCGCCGACCCGATCGCCGACCGGCTGCGCGACTCCGGCATCGAGGTCGCCACGATCTACGGCCGCGACCGGTTCGACGCCGAGGCCGAGCGGCTGCGGTTCCAGACCGGCGAGGCGAAGGTCTGTGTCTTCACCACCGTCGCCTCGATCAGCCTGCACGCCGGCGAGACGCTCGCCGACGGGCGCCGGGCGAGCACCGAGCCACGTGTCGGCGTGTTCCACCAGGCGCGCTTCTCGGGCATCGCCGGGCGACAGGTGACCGGCCGCACGCACCGCGACCACCAGGTCTCGCCCTGGCACATCGCGTACGCCGAGGGCACCGTCGAGGAGCAGGTCGGCAAGGTGATGGTCGAGCGGATCGCCGCCGCCTCGGACACCGTCGGCAGCGACACGACCGGCCTCGCCGACCTCGCCCAGCTGCTCGGGGCCGACTGGCTGCCGTCGACGGCACTGACCGAGGACAGCGCCTGA
- a CDS encoding FAD-dependent monooxygenase — protein sequence MSDVKVLVTGASIAGPALAHWLHRRGAAVTVVEQAPGLRPGGQAVDARGVAKEVIRRMGLDAAVRAACTNTAGAYSVDADGTVLETYRADDHDGDGYVSEIEILRGDLAQVLYDDTSQHVEYVFGDRIAQLTQDDGGVDVTFAGGNRRRFDLVVGADGLHSALRGMVFGPREKFVRHLGLVLAFFTVPNEFGLDGWMYDYQEAGRWAGLRPVPDATRAIAMLSFPAADFEIDHRDVEAQKRLLREQMAGFGWETARILEHLDETPDFYLDQVAQVVMADWHTGRVGLLGDAAFSASPMSGAGTGLALVGAYLLAGELASAGWDPEAGFAAYRERMRDYVDANQEIGRMHVDMLTSTGHGEEPSPGPETDDFTALIERAVGGPELPAYDGAPDAGPGVHSR from the coding sequence ATGAGCGACGTCAAGGTGTTGGTGACCGGAGCGAGCATCGCGGGCCCGGCGCTCGCCCACTGGCTGCACCGGCGCGGGGCCGCGGTGACGGTGGTCGAGCAGGCGCCGGGGCTGCGGCCGGGCGGGCAGGCGGTGGACGCGCGCGGGGTGGCCAAGGAGGTGATCCGGCGGATGGGGCTCGACGCGGCGGTGCGGGCAGCGTGCACGAACACCGCCGGCGCGTACTCGGTGGACGCCGACGGCACCGTGCTGGAGACATACCGCGCCGACGACCACGACGGTGACGGCTACGTGTCCGAGATCGAGATCCTGCGCGGCGACCTCGCCCAGGTGCTGTACGACGACACCAGCCAGCACGTCGAGTACGTCTTCGGCGACAGGATCGCCCAGCTCACCCAGGACGACGGCGGTGTCGACGTGACGTTCGCCGGTGGCAACAGGCGGCGCTTCGACCTCGTGGTCGGGGCCGACGGCCTGCACTCGGCGCTGCGCGGCATGGTCTTCGGGCCGCGCGAGAAGTTCGTCCGCCACCTCGGGCTGGTCCTCGCGTTCTTCACCGTGCCGAACGAGTTCGGGCTGGACGGCTGGATGTACGACTACCAGGAGGCGGGCCGGTGGGCCGGGCTGCGTCCGGTGCCCGACGCCACCCGGGCGATCGCGATGCTGTCGTTCCCGGCCGCCGACTTCGAGATCGACCACCGTGACGTCGAGGCACAGAAGCGGCTGCTGCGCGAGCAGATGGCCGGCTTCGGCTGGGAGACCGCGCGCATCCTGGAGCACCTGGACGAGACACCCGACTTCTACCTCGACCAGGTCGCCCAGGTCGTGATGGCCGACTGGCACACCGGGCGGGTGGGGCTCCTCGGCGACGCCGCGTTCAGCGCATCGCCGATGTCCGGCGCCGGCACCGGGCTGGCGCTGGTCGGCGCGTACCTGTTGGCCGGGGAGCTGGCCAGCGCCGGCTGGGACCCGGAGGCGGGCTTCGCCGCCTACCGCGAACGGATGCGCGACTACGTCGACGCCAACCAGGAGATCGGCCGGATGCACGTGGACATGCTCACCTCGACCGGCCACGGCGAGGAGCCGAGCCCCGGACCCGAGACGGACGACTTCACCGCGCTCATCGAGCGCGCGGTCGGCGGCCCCGAGCTGCCGGCGTACGACGGCGCGCCGGACGCCGGCCCGGGGGTCCACTCCCGGTAG